GAAAGCGGAAGCGGATCAACAAATATAGTAACACCACTTACAGCCACACCTTTGTCAAGAGATTTTACCGATGTCTTTTACAATGAGGGTAATAAAGGCCTTGAAATAGCATATAAGGGACCGGTAACCACCAATATCCCTGAGGTAACCATTGTTGCAAACGGAAGTGCAAGCGATGATATTGGTTTCGAAACCGTTGCAGGCAAAGGTCAGATTCCTGCGAGCCTCAAAATTACTCTTAAAGCTACTAACAACAAAACTGCATCAGATATTGTGACCGAATGGACTACTTTTGCAGCAACTCCGGAGAATGCCAAAGGATTTGTACTCACCAAATCAGGAGATGGCAGCAATACAATTGATGATGAACTCCCTACTGTTTCTCTTCCGGAAACAACACCCTCCGTTACCCTGACACAGGTCAAGCAAAACAGTTCTTCTTTCTACAATAGCATGGTTACCGAACTGTCTGCTCAAAAAGTTACACTGCCACCTTCTTCCGCAATGGCCGGAGTCTATGTGACTACCGATAACAACAGAGGCGTATGGAAAGCGCCTGCCAATGTAAGTGTGGTATCCGTTACAGGACCTACGGAAGACATCAATGCTCAGGAACAGGAAAATCTGAATATAGACAGCACGGCAGGAAAATCCATCAATGCCATCCGAAGTTTTACCGGAAAAGGCACCCTGGTATGGGGCGCACGAACACTGGCGGGAAATGACAATGAGTGGCGCTACATTTCGGTAAGACGTTTGTTCAGCACCATTGAAGAATCCTGCCGGAAATCTACCGGGTTTGCCGTATTTGAACCCAACAATGCCGTTACCTGGTTAAAAGTAAAGGCCATGATCGATGGTTACCTCTACGGATTATGGCAACAGGGTGCCTTGGCGGGAACCTCTTCTGAAGAAGCCTTCTTTGTCAACGTGGGGATGGGAAAAACCATGACTTCGCAGGACATTCTGGAAGGTAGGATGATTGTAGAGATCGGCATTGCTGCCGTACGTCCCGCAGAATTTATCATCCTGAGATTCTCACACAAATTACAGGAATCGTAAAGGTTTGAGAAAAATATACGATATCAATTACAAAAGATTATTAGTAAGTATAACTTGAAATACTTTAAAACTTAAAAAATAAACAATTCATTAATTTAAAAATCAACACATGGCAACTTACAAAACACCCGGGGTATATGTAGAAGAAATCGCTACACTGCCCCCTTCGGTAGCCCAGGTATCTACGGCAATTCCTGCCTTTATAGGGTATACCGAACGAAGTACTGCTCAGGGGGGAATCGGTACTGTAAAACCGCAGGTAGAACGGATCAGCACTTTTCTGGAATACAAAGATCTTTTTGGAGGTTCTGATGAAGTAACGTATATGGTTGAAGCGACTGGTGACATCCCTAGTATCGAAATTACAGGTACATCCGATTTTCAGATGTACTATTGTATAGATCATTATTTTAAAAACGGGGGAGGTCCTTGTTACATCATTTCCGTAGGCACTTATGGAGGATCTATTGATAATCAAGCCTTATCTGACGGTTTATCAACTTTGGAGAAAATAGATGAACCTACACTGATCTTATTTACCGAAGCTGTAAAACTTACTACCCAAAGTGAATACTATGCACTTTGTGATGAAGTACTGGCACAATGTAATAAACTCGGTGACCGGTTTGGAATTTTCGATGTTATCGATGAGGATACAGGTGTAGATGACTTTAGAAATGGCATTAGGTCCGAAGCAGAATATCTTAAATACGGTGCTGCCTACACGCCTTACCTAAATACAACCATTACCCGCGAATACGATACCACAGGGGTCATAATAAACAGTGATATCCTGGCGGCATATCAAACTGACACAAATGGTATCAACGTGGTTTTTGCAGGGCATTATGTAACAGGTTCAGAACCCGAAGTCACCATTGAAAATGCTGGTGGGGCAGACATAGGTGATATTACTTTTACAGCTACTGATTCACTCATCACTATTAAAGTACAAGCCAGTGGAGGTTCGCTTCCTGCCGACATTAAAAATGCATGGGATACATGGAAAAAAAGTAATGATACACATGGATATGACATCAGTATTTCGGGCGACGGTTCTGAAATTGTTACGGGGGGGATCACTGACCAATCGTTTGACAGCAATGTTACCCTTCAGGCGATAGCAACCGTCAATACCACGCTATACAACAACACCCTTACCTTACTGGATGCTGAAAAAGCGGTCTTACCACCTTCGCCGGCAATGGCAGGTATTTATGCAGCTACAGACAATAACCGCGGGGTGTGGAAAGCTCCGGCAAATGCAAGTGTGGTTTCCGTGACCGGACCCACTCAAAAGATCAATAGCGAAGAACAGGGAAATCTCAATGTAGATGTTCAGGCAGGGAAATCGATTAATGCCATTCGTGAGTTTACCGGCAAAGGTACTCTGGTATGGGGTGCACGAACGCTGGCAGGAAACGACAACGAATGGCGATATATTTCGGTAAGACGTTTGTTCAATACCATTGAAGAATCCTGTCAGAAATCTACGGATTTTGCTGTTTTTGAACCCAATAATGCCGTTACATGGCTGAAAGTAAAATCAATGATTGACGGCTATCTCTACGGTATGTGGCAACAGGGCGCACTTGCAGGTACTACTGCCGAAGAAGCGTATTTCGTAAACGTGGGGCTTGGCAAAACCATGACCTCTCAAGACATTCTCGAAGGCAGAATGGTTGTAGAAATAGGAATTGCTGCGGTTCGTCCTGCAGAGTTCATTATTCTCCGTTTTTCACACAAACTACAAGAATCATAATTTTAAAATAAACTAATAACTAAAAATAATTTTAATCATGGCAGTTACAAAAGAAACCATCAAGAGCAACTATCCGTTACCCGTATACAATTACAAGGTAGACATCGGTGGCGAAACCATTGCTTTTTCCGAAGTTTCAGGACTCAGCATAGGGTATGAGGCCATCACTTTTAAAGAAAGTAAAGTAGACGGCGGGGCCGGTCCCAACGTTATGCAGATGCCCGGACAAATCACACAACCCAGTATTTCACTCAGAAAAGGATATGTAAAAGCCAAAAGTGTGGCTGTTTTTTATCAATGGATCAACAGCATTACGCTCAATCAGGTAGACAAAAAGAACATTACCGTAAGTCTTTGTGACGAAACCGGTTCTCCTGTGGCTGTCTGGAGCGTTATTGATGCCTTTCCTACCAAGCTGGATGCTCCGGGTTTCAGTGCCGACTCAAATGAAGTGGCTATTGAAAGTATGGAACTCGCAGCTCTTAGTATTACCATGGAAGAAGCATAACCGACCGGGGTATCGGGATAGGTTTTAGACTTTAGATTTTATCAGGAGATGGGAATTTCATGATTTTTATCATCCTGATTGTCCGGATACCTCTGTTTGATGTCAAGGTATCCCCACACCTTAGGTCTGTCGGGTTAATAATACAACAATTCAATAAATAAGCATGTAGTCCATACTCTAAATTTAAACCTGTAAAATGGCACTTACAAAAGACGACATTATATACAAATATCCGTTACCTGTATACAATTACAAGGTAACGGTAGATAGCAAGGAAATGGCTTTTTCCGAAGTTTCGGGGTTAGACATCACGTATGGTGAAGTGATTCTTTACAAACACGGACTCAGTTTTATGGAAGGTGAATTCATACAGAGCATTAACAGTACAGAAACACAAAAACAAAAACCGGCAACGATCACTTTAAGGAAAGGCATGATAAGAGGTGAGGATACACTGTATCAGTGGATTCATAACCACTGGGTTAATACCGTATTGCCTATGACCATATCCTTGTGTGATGAAGAAGGAAACCCATTGATATACTGGGACATAAAAAGAGCAGTCCCTGTCAGATTAAGTGCACCGGCATTCAACGCCGAAGCCAATGAGGTTGCCATTCAAAGTATGGAAGTATTTGCAAAGGATATTAAGATTATTTATGAGAAGTAAGAATTTCGGTTCAGTCATTAAAAACAACAGAAAAGTATGAGTAATCATGCACAGCCTCTTCTTGAAAGTTTTCCGCTAACGTTTCGTTTTAGTGTTGTTTTTTTCGAGTTAGGCATTATACCCAATCCGTTGGATATTCGTTTCCGGAAAGTTTCGGGAATTACTTCCGAAATAAACACACACGAGGTAAACTCGGGAGGAGAAAATTTATTTACCCGTCGTTTACCTGCAAAAGTCAACTACCGGAATCTTACGTTGGAAAGAGGGTTCGCTATAGGGTCTGTTGTCCGTTTGGATTTCAATGCCGCTATGACGGGCTTCCAATTTGCACCGGGAAATGTACAGGTAATTCTATATGGTGAAAACTCGCTTCCCATATCCTCATGGATGTTTCTGAATACCTATCCCGTAAAGTGGTCCATATCCGATTTGGACGCCAATCAGGATCAACTGGTCATTGAGTCTATGGAGTTGGCGTATGATCAATTTTTAAGCATTACAATATAGCATACTATGCCGGTAGAGATCAGACAAATTATCATTCGCGCGCTTGTTCGGGACAAAGGTAATGAAAGCAATAATAACGGTGTTGGCACAACCCGGTCAGAGGAAAATGCAGAAAGCATATTAAGAATAATTGAAAAACAAAAAGAACGATGATCAGTACAGCATTGATCCCTTTTTTCAAACTCGAAAAACTCAAAATAGAGTTGTACAAAAGACGTGAAAGGACGATAAGTGACAAATTGTCTGCAAGTTTTGAAGCATTTTTCAATCCGGAAACGCTTTCGCAAACCATTCAAAACAATCTGAACGGAAAACCGGGTTTTTCAGGTGCCAGCAGTGAGATGGAATTCATGAATACACAACCCCGTACCCTGCAATTCAAATTGCTTATGGACCGGACGGCGTTGGGAGGCACATCATCATTTACACCCAAAAGTCTGCACGATGAAGTAGAAGATTTTATAAAAAATGCAGTCTACATCAATGGAGTCATACACGAACCTGCCTTTTTAAAAGTAATTTGGGGGAACTATTCATTAGACTGCCGGGTCAGTAATGTTAGTGTACAATACACACTTTTTGACAGAAGCGGTAATGCGATACGCGCCGAGCTGGATGTCAGTTTTGTAGAAGATATCAAAGAAAATACAAAGCAGGCAGAACTGAAACTGTCTTCTCCGGATCTGACCCATATCAGAACAGTGAGAAAAGGAGATACATTACCCATGATGGTAAAAGAGATCTACGGCGATCAAAAATATTACATACAAGTAGCAAAATATAATAAAATCAACAATTTCAGGCAATTGCAACCGGGGACGAAAATCAGTTTTCCACCCTTAGAAAACTAAGAAATGGCAACACCAATAGTAACCATAGTAGATCCGAATACAAAAAAAGAGGTAAGCAAACCTTTTGATTGTATCAGGCTTGATATAATCAAAGAGGTCAATCGCATTCCTTCGGCTGAAATTGTTTTGAGAGAAGCGGGCAATAAAGACGAATACTTTCCAAAAAGTAAAGAAGGAAATTTTAAACCCGGAAAGTATCTGGAAATACAATTGGCTTATGCCGGCAATCCCGGCAGGAAAGAAACTGTTTTTAAAGGAATTGTCATCAGGCATCGTATTAAAGGAAGCGATCAGGGTACCCGGCTTATCGTGGAATTGAAAGACTCTGCCTATAAACTGACAACCGTTCGAAGAAGCACGGTGTATTATGCAGATGCAAAAACACCGGTAAGCGATACGGATATCATCAGGCAAATTATTGACGAAGCAAAAAAGAAAGAAGCTGTTACAAACCCTCCTTTTCCCATACAAGGCCCTGCCATAGACTCAGCCATTCGGCTGTACCAACACAAAGAATCTCAATCCCGTTATTATTGTACGGATTGGGACTTTATCCTCTCCCGTACAGATATCAACGGTTTGCTGGTCATCGTCAGCGACGGTTACATAGGCATCAAACCCATGCCTGACCTGTCCAGGGCAGGAGCAGCCTCAACACCATCACATGTTTTTTCAATCGGTATTCCGCCGGTTGTCCTTGATTTTGAAATGGAAATTGATATGCGCTGTCAATACAATAAAATAGAATCGTACTGTTGGGATATTGATGAACAGCATTTAATGCGAAAGAGCCAGGCAAAAGATTTTTCCATCAAACAAGCTAAAGATGTTAATGTAAAAGAAGTCAATAAATCTCTTGGCAGGGATATTTGTAAACTGTTGCAGCCGGGGGTGTCTGAAAAAGACGAACTCGTCAATTGGGCAAATGCGAAAATGGCTAAAACTCAAATGGCAATGGTACGGGGACGCATCACCATTAAAGGAGATGCAAAATATAAAGTAAGTGACCTCATAAAGATTACCAAAGTGAGCGAAATGTTCAACGAGATCACCATGATTACAGGAGTCAGACATGTTGTGAATGCTGAATCCGGGTGGCGAACCTATATCCAGTTCGGATTATCGCCACAATGGTTTTCTGAAAATGAAGACATTGCCGGCATCCTCGCTTCGGGTATGTTACCCCCTGTAAATGGTCTTCAGATAGGTGTTGTTGATAAATATGAAGAAAAGAAATTCGGCGGAGATCCCCGTGTCAGGGTTAAAATCGAAGCTATGAGTCTGGAAACCGATAAAAAGGTAAAGCCCGTATGGGCAAGACTCTCCTCTGCGGATGCAGGGGACAAAAGAGGTACGTTTTTCCGACCGGAACCGGGCGATGAAGTTATTTTAGGATTTTTCAATAACGATCCCCGGCAGCCGGTCATTCTGGGAAGCATGTATGGAACCAAAAAGAAAAACCCTCCTCCTTTTACACCCACTGACAAAAATGACATCAAAGGGCTTGTGACCAAGAACGGAGTAAAATTACAAATTGATGAAACAAAAGATGCCTGTACAATTACCGTAGAAATACCCGGAGCAGGCAAGGAGTTGAATCGCATTGTTTTAAAACAGAAAGAAGGGATTACCCTCAGTGACCAAAACAAAAATACGATTACTATGAATGACCAGGGGATTTCCCTGGGCGATCAGCATAAAAATAAGATCACCATGAGTTCAGCAGGGATTCATCTGGAAACCAATAAAAACTTTACTGTTAAAGCTAACAACATGAAAGTAGAATAGACAAAAATAAAAGACAGAGATATGTTAGATGTAGTATTAATAAACGGAGATTATGCCATTTTTGACAATACCCTTGCAGGGGGTGTCATAACAGGACCTACGCTACCCGGTATCATGCGAGGAACCGGTAACGCCTCAGTCAACAATCAAAAAGTATGTGTAGAGGGAGACGAAAAATCAGTGCAGGTTCCCAACTGCCCCTACATTGCCGGAAGCTATTCAATACCCGGTATGGGAACCTTTACCGTCAAAGAGGTGGCCCAGGATCAAAAATCATCTAAAACCACCTTAAAGGAGAAAGCCGTATTGCTGAAGGGCAGTGTATTTAAAGCCACATTTACCGTAAATACCCCTGCACAACAGCCCAATCCTCCGGGACCTAATTTACTTGACGGACCCGGGAAAAAATACGAAGGTACCGGTAAATTTCAATCGTTAAACACTCGTTACAAAACAATGTAAACTATAACAAATATGGAAAAAATAACACTCGAACTAACTGTAGAAGAAGCCAATGTCATTTTAGAAGCCTTAGGACAAATGTCTTTTAAAAAAGTGTACCAGCTGGTGAATAAAATACAGCAGCAGGCATCGCCCCAGGTAAATAAAAACGGACAACAAACCGATGAAACATTATCTGTATCGGAAGAAGAAGCATAACCGGTTTTAAAGTAAAAAACATGAACGAAAGCAAAACCTTTCTCGGCACCGGATGGAGTTTTCCACCTACTTTTCAAAAAGAAACAGGGCAGGTACAAATGGTATCAGCAGAAGAAGATGTACGACAAAGTCTTCAAATTCTGTTCACCGGTACCTTGGGTGAGCGCATTATGCAATACGATTACGGATGTGAACTGAGCCGCTTTCTCTTTGAAGAAGTAGATCAAAGATTACTGACCACCATCAAGGACACTATCTACAATGCTGTGATTACTCACGAACCGCGTGTGAATCCGGACGAGTTGGTCGTTACAGAGAGTATGAACAAGCCCGGAATGATCATTATTGAAATTAAATATACCGTATTAGCCACCAATACCCGCTACAATATGGTGTTTCCTTTTTATCTGAACGAAGCCACATTAACCATGTAAACAGCAACAGGCGTTTGTACTCAAAATAAACCAGCAATTATTCCCCCATGAGAGACCCCATATTATACCGTGACGGTACTTCCCAAAGTCAGCGATTGCCCAAAGCTATCAGTGCCAGCTATGTTGCTGTAGACGAACGTACTCTGGAAGATGTGTTTGCATTCGTACAAGACTACTCCAAAGGGCTCCGTTTTTATGATCTTGACAATACTCCCGGCGGAGACTGGTCTTCCTTTTTCGATCAGGATCCTAATGATATCATTGAATTCTTAAAAGACCCTACCGCCTTTTCCGACGATGCCGTTAAAGAAGCCAAATTATCACAACCGCATCTCGTGTTGTTATTAACCTTTTTGCAACTTCTGGAACACGAAAAAAAACAGGCCAATGACCTGACCAAAAGACATTTGGACTTTTATTATCACGAAGCTCTGAAAATGGTCAAAAAAGCGGCCATACCCGATCAGGTAAATGTGACCATTCAACTGAATGAGAGTACCGGAACTTATGAACTAAAAGCCGGAACTCTTTTTGATGCCGGTACCGATAGTGAGGGCAATCCTTTGGTATACACTTCGGAAGCCGATACACTCATCAATCAGGCTACTATCGGGCAGATCAAAAATCTTTACAATGATAAAGAGGTCATTACCATTCGGGACGAACGCCTTCGCGAAGGAGACATCCTGGAATTGGTACAAATGGCAGCAGGCGATCCCAATCCGGGCGACCCCCTTCCTCCCTATCCGCCGGGAGTTACCAGTTTGCAGGATTTATCAGATAAATGCTCAGGTAATCCAACAGATGAAGTTAGAGACAAACAAATTGAAAATGCCATTGTTTCTCTGATGCGGGAAGCCATCTTCAACAGTCAGGAATACCAGCTCAACGATGCCTTTAAAGAGGAGATGCGTAAAGCCATCACAAACAACAGTGGAAACTTAAAAGTTTCCGCAGGCTCAGCAGACTCAACAGAGATCATCCGGAAGGTTCTTAACAACGTCACCGAAGAAGATTTTGGAAGCATCATGCTGGAAGTGCTGTATCCTGATACTGAAAAGAAAGATTTGCCGGAAATAGATCTCTTGGAACTGGGAAGAGATCTGTTATTTATCATGGAACAAAACCTGATGGTACTTTCCGATATCGTCTGCGACACATTGGTGGAAGTATTGCGTATTGATTTGGATACTGAGACCAGAAATCAATTAAAAAAAGCCATTGAAACGGCAGTAAGTAATAGCAATTCCATATTAGACCATTTGGATGAAGAAAATTCGGAAAGAGAGATATTGAATCGAATCCTCAGCGAAGCCGTAGCCAAAGCCGATACCAAAAGCAATGAAAAAGGAACTTTTAAGTTTGTAGCCGAAGCACTTCACACTGCTGACGGCAGTACATCTTTAGAAGGCTATCAACAAGCTGCCGAAAACGTATTGGGGCAAGTGAATAAAAGAAGTTTGAATGAATCCGTCCGTAAAAGCATCAACCAACAATTGGCTTCCGAACAGTCGAAACGAGTAAACAACGTATTAATAGATAATAGCGAAATACAAACTGCGGTTAAAAACGGAAATGGTGATTCCAATACCATAGCATCTTATTTGTTCCGACATACTGAAGATATCCTAACAACAGCTACGACCGAATTTTTGGGAACGGGTACTCCTGAAAGTCCTGCACAAAACCAACAACTGATCGCTCTATACATACAGTTGGAAATGGAGCAAACCACTCTCAAAACATTGGGTAGAAAAGGGATTGCAAGCGCAACAAAAACCGCTTTAGACGGCATGCTGTCCGAACAAGCGATTGACAATGTTGCGGAAGACATTCAACTGGGGGTGATAGAAGAGCAATTGACAAAGACATTTTCTTCGGATCTTTTACCGGAATCCGGACAAAATGATTCTAAGGAATTGGAAGAAGTTAAAGCAACCACAAAAAAAATCATAGACGATGCCCTGGCAAAAGTAACCAGCCAAACACTGGATCCAGCAGATGAAAGTGAACTTATCATAGCCATTTTAAACGCTGTGGGTCTTGCCAAAGATGAAGTATTGGTTTCCGTCGCAACCATAAATGATACCACAATTGTCTCGGGTATAGATCCTCAAGTTAATGGTATTGTTATTGTAGATATCGGAGCTAAAAAAAGAACGGATGAATTTTTAGTAGAAACCATTAACGTATCCAAAGCAAATACCAATTCTGCTACAAGTGATTATGTAGAAAAGCAGTTGTACATGAATTGTAATACCCTGAAAGAAGTACTCGGCAATAAATCAACTTCCGATGATGAGGCCTGGGACAAAACCTATATCATTCTGGAAGAGGCACACCGGGAAAAAGTGATCGTAAAGGGAGAAAATGTGTTAAAACAAAAAAGAGAAGAAGGTGATCAAGTCACTTCGGGTCGTGGTTTTCAAGACATCAGTGAATACTGTTGGGGAAAACCCAACGAAGGAGACCCGCTACCCGCTTTTCCGGAAGGGGCCAATAGTTTGGATGATGTGTACGCACAATGGAAAGGCACTGACGAAGCGGCAAAAAAGGGGGCGAGTGATTATATTCGAAATGAGCTCTACCTGATTGAAGACCACTTTTCCACTATCATGACCACCAAAGACAATGCGAGAGCCACCGAAAGCGAATGGAAACTGGTTTATGAGTATATGGAAAAAGCCCGGATCAATCTCCGGCAAATTGATATTCCGGAACCTCAAAAAGACCTTTACGGGAATTTTTATGCAACCCCCGATGCCACAAAAACCGCTTTTCGAAAAGAATACGAAGACGAGAACAGCAACCTGCGCTGGAAAACCTTTGGCAGCAATCAACTTGACGAAAAGAACGGTACCGTTACATTTGCCAATATGGGGTTTGCGGTCAGTTCTTCGGTACTGGCCATGGAAAAAGGAAAACGAATCATTCGCTGGTCTTTAGGCTTTACTCCCGGAAGTTATGACGAGAGTGACACAGAGACCCTCTTTAACCATCCCGACATCATTTCCGATCCGGACTCGTTCCCCTTCTGTTTTTACATTACCACTGCCAAAGAATGGATTCCGCTTACCCTGGAAAGAGTGAATTACGGTGCCTGTATTACCTACGATCCCGAAAAAAGATACCTGGAAGATACTTCTACCGAAAAGGTACCAAAGGGAATCAGACTCACTGCAGGAAATGAAGTACAGAAAAACGGGGGCGATCCCTTTACTTCCGGTGATATAGGTGGTTATCTGGTTTGGGGAAAAGACGGGAGCATCTGCCAAATTGATACGATTATAAATAGCAATAAAGTAAAAGTAACACCTTTAACAAATACTGTATCTGCCGACCAACGTCCGGAAGACGATTTTGTAAAAAAGTACGGCGCAGACGATCTCTACCTTCAAGGATGGAAATTTGAATTGAGTGTTGATGAAAAAGACGATCCTATTGCCATGTTAGAAACAGGAACAGACGTATCACAATGGCCAGTTCTTCGAATGACATTACGCAACATCCTGCAAAAAGCAGACATTGCGGGCTTCCCGGATTACTACGTGAATTGCTACAACCAGGTAGAAAATTTAAAGCTCGAAAAAACCAGAGTGAGTGTTGAGGTAGAAGCCATTACCGAATATGCCCTGAGCAATGATACCACCGTTCTGAAGTCAGACAGTCCCTTTGAACCCTTCGGAACCAATCCGGAGCGAGGGTCTGCCTGTTACTTTGCGCATCCGGAAACCGTCTACAAAAAATTAGACACCCTGACCCTGGATGTTGAATGGATGGGAGCCCCTGACAATTTTAAAGAATACTATGAGAACTACTGGAAACTACAAGGCTTAAAAGTACAGGATACACCAACATCGGACGAAGAACCGGCAGACAAAGAATTCCCATACACCAACAATATCGGATATACCGCACAACTCAAATACAGAGACAGGAGCATTGAGATTCCTTTAGAGCATTTTGAATATACCGAAACCTTTTTGACAGGCAATCCCGGTAGAGAAGCACCTTTTCTTTTAAACGGTATCCCTGTTGAATCAGTCACCCCGGCCGATTTCAGTGTAAAAGCAGAAGACGGAAGTTCCCTGCCTGTGGCAGGCTACGAGCCTAAGGTATTGCATCAGTACATCACCATCAGTACAGAAGGCAGAAGTATCGGAGATACCTTTGTGGTATGTTATACAGATAAAACCGGAGAAAAATTAACCGTTCATAAAATAGGGAGCAGGGTTACCTTTTATTTAAAGGAGGGAACTGACGAAAGCAACTTAAAGGGTCTTTGCGGACATGTCAAATGGGGAGCTGAGGTAAGTGACTGTAGTCCGAATTGCCCTGAATCAGGAGAAGGTAAAGGTGTTACACTTATAGACGACCGCGGAAAATATAGTGCCGGTGTCATCAAGATCAATACCCAAACACAACCTGAAGGGAGCAAGATCGAAGTGACCTATCCCGTATCAGGTGATCCCTACCTTTTTTCGGCTCCCGATGCCACTCGGAATCACCGTCTTACCCTACGTAATATCAGCGGGATCATGGCTGCCGGCAATGGGGCTTATCAATACGTTAGAGAAAAGGGTTGGACGGTGACCGACAACCCTCAACAATGGGTACGATTTTGGGAGTTCACGCTGAACGCTCCTGATTTTTACCATACCGATTACAGCAGGTTACTTTCTAAACAGCAGTTATTAGCGGATGAAAATTCCAACAAGGAGTTGCTTTTGAACCCTCCTTACACTCCCAAGATCAAAAAAATGACAATGACCTACACGGCACTGGCAACAATTGCTACGGAAAAGTACACTGTTGGAGAAGATGATGATTTGCTGTTTTATGTACATCCTTTTGGTTTTGCTGAGATTGTGCCCTCGGAAGAAACCGATACACAGGGAGATGTTTGGTATGCCCTGTTTCCGGAATATCCGAATCAGGGAGAACTGTATCTGGGATTGGAAAATCTGGTGCCTCCCAACAACCTTTCCGTTTTGTTTCAACTTGCAGAGGGAAGCGCAAACCCGGATCTTGCACCGCCCGAGGTGATGTGGAGTTACCTGAGCCGGAACAACTGGATTCCATTCAAAGGAGACCAAATCCCTGCCGATACCACCAACGGTCTGATCAATACCGGGATCATTATATTTGATATGCCCGAAGAAGCCACAAATAATAACACCCTCTTATCCGCAGGATACCATTGGATTAAGGCAGAAGTAAATCAGAACAGTGCCGCTACATGCGATACCATAGGGATAGACACACAGGCCGTTCATTTGGTACTGACCAATCCTGCGGAAGTACCCGACGATCATTTCAGCACGCCTCTACCCGCGGGTAGTATTTCCAAAACCTTCGAAAACTTAGACGAGATCAAAGAGGTCAGTCAGCCTTATACCTCCGGTAAAGGAGCTCCGGAAGAAGAAGATACCGCGTTTTACATTCGCACCGGAGAACGTATCCGGCACAAAAACAGATTATGGGCACTTTGGGATTACGAACGCATCGTCCTTGAACAATTTCCTGATGTGTACAAAGCCAAATGCCTTTATATTAATGACAAAACCAA
This window of the Flavobacteriaceae bacterium genome carries:
- a CDS encoding phage tail protein, whose product is MAVTKETIKSNYPLPVYNYKVDIGGETIAFSEVSGLSIGYEAITFKESKVDGGAGPNVMQMPGQITQPSISLRKGYVKAKSVAVFYQWINSITLNQVDKKNITVSLCDETGSPVAVWSVIDAFPTKLDAPGFSADSNEVAIESMELAALSITMEEA
- a CDS encoding phage tail sheath family protein, which translates into the protein MATYKTPGVYVEEIATLPPSVAQVSTAIPAFIGYTERSTAQGGIGTVKPQVERISTFLEYKDLFGGSDEVTYMVEATGDIPSIEITGTSDFQMYYCIDHYFKNGGGPCYIISVGTYGGSIDNQALSDGLSTLEKIDEPTLILFTEAVKLTTQSEYYALCDEVLAQCNKLGDRFGIFDVIDEDTGVDDFRNGIRSEAEYLKYGAAYTPYLNTTITREYDTTGVIINSDILAAYQTDTNGINVVFAGHYVTGSEPEVTIENAGGADIGDITFTATDSLITIKVQASGGSLPADIKNAWDTWKKSNDTHGYDISISGDGSEIVTGGITDQSFDSNVTLQAIATVNTTLYNNTLTLLDAEKAVLPPSPAMAGIYAATDNNRGVWKAPANASVVSVTGPTQKINSEEQGNLNVDVQAGKSINAIREFTGKGTLVWGARTLAGNDNEWRYISVRRLFNTIEESCQKSTDFAVFEPNNAVTWLKVKSMIDGYLYGMWQQGALAGTTAEEAYFVNVGLGKTMTSQDILEGRMVVEIGIAAVRPAEFIILRFSHKLQES
- a CDS encoding phage tail protein; translated protein: MSNHAQPLLESFPLTFRFSVVFFELGIIPNPLDIRFRKVSGITSEINTHEVNSGGENLFTRRLPAKVNYRNLTLERGFAIGSVVRLDFNAAMTGFQFAPGNVQVILYGENSLPISSWMFLNTYPVKWSISDLDANQDQLVIESMELAYDQFLSITI
- the vgrG gene encoding type VI secretion system tip protein VgrG, with translation MATPIVTIVDPNTKKEVSKPFDCIRLDIIKEVNRIPSAEIVLREAGNKDEYFPKSKEGNFKPGKYLEIQLAYAGNPGRKETVFKGIVIRHRIKGSDQGTRLIVELKDSAYKLTTVRRSTVYYADAKTPVSDTDIIRQIIDEAKKKEAVTNPPFPIQGPAIDSAIRLYQHKESQSRYYCTDWDFILSRTDINGLLVIVSDGYIGIKPMPDLSRAGAASTPSHVFSIGIPPVVLDFEMEIDMRCQYNKIESYCWDIDEQHLMRKSQAKDFSIKQAKDVNVKEVNKSLGRDICKLLQPGVSEKDELVNWANAKMAKTQMAMVRGRITIKGDAKYKVSDLIKITKVSEMFNEITMITGVRHVVNAESGWRTYIQFGLSPQWFSENEDIAGILASGMLPPVNGLQIGVVDKYEEKKFGGDPRVRVKIEAMSLETDKKVKPVWARLSSADAGDKRGTFFRPEPGDEVILGFFNNDPRQPVILGSMYGTKKKNPPPFTPTDKNDIKGLVTKNGVKLQIDETKDACTITVEIPGAGKELNRIVLKQKEGITLSDQNKNTITMNDQGISLGDQHKNKITMSSAGIHLETNKNFTVKANNMKVE